One part of the Vicia villosa cultivar HV-30 ecotype Madison, WI linkage group LG6, Vvil1.0, whole genome shotgun sequence genome encodes these proteins:
- the LOC131611469 gene encoding protein RGF1 INDUCIBLE TRANSCRIPTION FACTOR 1-like — translation MYTYSAAVPRWLQFLLTEKFYNACLIHPEAKKNEKNVYCLDCCISLCPHCVSPHASHRLLQIRRYVYHDVIRVDDAAKLIDCSYIQSYKTNSAKVVFLNQRPQTKKCSSGNICSTCDRSLQEPYHFCSLSCKVSHLVKTLGTLSGYLFECNYMPLSDSGLDDGLMTPDSVLEPVGSNRTSSGSGGYGGVDCRTTLACTATTEIVRKKRSGCSTFRPPCRPACSPVTEITVNSMNRRKGNPQRAPLY, via the exons ATG TATACTTATTCTGCAGCCGTTCCTCGCTGGCTTCAATTCCTCCTCACCGAGAAATTCTACAACGCTTGTTTAATTCATCCAGAagcaaaaaagaatgaaaagaacgTGTATTGTTTGGATTGTTGCATCAGTCTTTGCCCTCACTGTGTTTCTCCCCACGCCTCTCACAGGCTCTTACAG ATCAGAAGATACGTGTATCACGACGTTATAAGAGTGGATGATGCTGCAAAACTAATCGACTGTTCTTACATTCAG TCCTACAAAACAAACAGTGCGAAAGTAGTGTTTTTGAATCAGAGGCCACAAACAAAGAAATGCTCCTCCGGCAATATCTGCAGCACCTGTGACAGAAGCCTGCAAGAACCATACCATTTCTGTTCTCTCTCTTGCAAG GTGAGTCACCTTGTGAAAACATTGGGTACTCTATCTGGTTACCTTTTCGAGTGCAACTACATGCCATTATCTGATTCTGGGCTTGACGACGGTTTAATGACTCCTGACTCGGTTCTTGAACCGGTTGGTTCGAACCGGACTTCATCTGGTTCGGGTGGATATGGTGGAGTGGATTGTAGAACCACACTTGCTTGCACTGCAACTACTGAGATTGTGAGAAAGAAGAGAAGTGGCTGTTCAACTTTCCGACCACCGTGTAGGCCTGCTTGCTCGCCGGTAACGGAAATCACAGTGAATAGTATGAACAGAAGGAAAGGAAATCCGCAGAGGGCCCCACTATATTGA